From Paraburkholderia fungorum, the proteins below share one genomic window:
- a CDS encoding transporter substrate-binding domain-containing protein produces the protein MQLPIQSTQEGLTTMFDEFFNNAPDAAKPSRRSFLKTAGCGVLTGVGASLLGQSAWAASPASPIKTVRPGYLTAACLGDMPIASVRDGKLVGTDFEMLQLIAERLQLKIDVQQMSFSAVIEAVKSGRVDWFGGNFAWTPIRAKLLLLTNPVFYTGAYVIMRQGQTSKSSLTIADLSGHTIGTATGYSVVPDMKRVPGIVDVKLYDGSDSCLRDVVAGRLDFAVLDAPTVDYMIQQNPSWGLKQIPIAFDASYPSLTGKFASIWGVSPDKKDLFDGINEGISWLWRTNQIKPILAKYGITNPDYLVPLPTDPRLGVDRDAKGALIGPFAHESRDFSKAFA, from the coding sequence ATGCAGTTACCCATTCAATCCACTCAGGAAGGGCTGACCACCATGTTCGACGAATTCTTCAACAACGCGCCCGATGCCGCCAAACCGTCCCGCCGGAGTTTCCTCAAGACGGCAGGCTGCGGGGTCCTCACAGGCGTCGGCGCAAGCCTGCTTGGGCAGTCTGCATGGGCGGCCTCGCCCGCGTCGCCGATCAAGACCGTGCGCCCCGGCTACCTGACGGCCGCGTGTCTCGGCGACATGCCGATCGCGTCGGTGCGCGACGGCAAGCTGGTCGGAACGGACTTCGAGATGCTCCAGTTGATCGCCGAACGACTGCAACTCAAGATCGACGTCCAGCAGATGAGTTTTTCCGCCGTGATCGAAGCGGTGAAGTCGGGACGGGTGGACTGGTTCGGCGGCAATTTCGCGTGGACGCCGATCCGCGCGAAGCTGTTGTTGCTGACCAACCCCGTGTTCTATACGGGCGCCTACGTGATCATGCGGCAGGGCCAGACGTCAAAAAGCTCGCTCACCATCGCAGACCTGAGCGGCCACACCATCGGCACGGCCACCGGCTATTCGGTGGTGCCGGACATGAAGCGGGTGCCCGGCATTGTCGACGTGAAGCTGTATGACGGCAGCGATTCGTGTCTGCGCGACGTGGTAGCCGGACGGCTGGACTTTGCCGTGCTCGACGCACCGACGGTCGACTACATGATCCAGCAGAACCCGTCGTGGGGTCTCAAGCAGATCCCCATCGCATTCGATGCGAGCTATCCGAGCCTGACGGGGAAATTCGCGTCGATCTGGGGCGTGAGCCCGGACAAGAAGGATCTGTTCGACGGCATCAACGAAGGCATTAGCTGGCTATGGCGTACCAACCAGATCAAGCCGATCCTCGCTAAATACGGCATCACCAATCCCGATTATCTGGTGCCTCTGCCCACCGATCCGCGCCTCGGCGTGGATCGCGACGCCAAGGGTGCGCTGATTGGCCCGTTCGCGCACGAGTCGCGCGATTTCAGCAAAGCCTTTGCCTGA